The window CTGAAGGAACTGTGGAAGCTCTTTGCTCCTATAAGATAGAAGTGACTTTCTCACGTTGTTCTGTCCCCCACGCTGTCAACAGAGTCTATTTCTGTCTCCCGTCATGTCCGCGCGTGTGTGCCGGCGTGCCTATGCGCTTCTGAGTGTTTAATAACCCAAAATAGCCCAAACAGCTGGCAGTTTGGAGTCCGGCTAATGGCAGAGCGATTACGTTTGCAGCACGTGCATgtacgtgcgcgtgtgtgcatgtatttGTGAACCTTGTGCAGCAGTAGGATGTATGTTATCCATTATAGCtagagaggaaaaaaagtcttttctTTGCAGTTGAATGTAGGGCAGGGGGCTCCGCCAGCCAGGTCTGGGGGTTTCCATCAGGAATGTTCCTCACTTTCTGGGGCAGCTCCAACCAGTTTTCCACCTAGAACATGATTTGGATGAGAGCAGGACTACAAGCAGCACTCAGGAGGCGATCCTCTCGGCAGAATCCATGTTGACTGGATGGTTCAGACCGCTTGATTTGATTATGCATCGGTGCGTCTCAGCCAGGAGACGGAACCGACATTTTCCCGGGCTTGAGGCCGACTTCTCGTAGCTTGTTGTAAGGAATTCAAAAGTCTCGTCTCTTCCAACAAGCTCCCTCCCCGATGAGGCCAGTTTTCCGTCAGTGGTCTCTAGACCCGCTGCAGAGGTGTCTCACTGGTGGACCTTTACTAACTAACACATTAATGGCTGCTGATGTTCCGACCTCACAAGCTGCCTAACCTCTTGACCTTCACCCTAAATCTGGAGGTCAGAGTGCATAAGAACAGATTTATAATGCTCTGCCTTCTACACTTTATGGTTTTCACCTTTTTACGGCTGCACTCTGAAAAATAATACATTCGGAGAGATTTATGATGTGCTTTGAAAATCTATCCACAAGTCCTGTAAGTCACATGTAATTTATGAGGACAAAACTTCCACATGTCTGTTTAAGGTTCCAATGATCCCTCCGTATTTCATTCACTCGCAGTCACAATACAGCCTAATATGGGAGTGGGGAGGATCAGACTGTCCCAAACATGAAAGTAAAGCAAATCTGGGAAAAGCCCTCGGCTGAAACCGGCCTGGTCGAAAACATGACGAGAATGAGGGCGTTCGCCACATCCTGCCCCACGTACCCCGCTTGAACCGTTGCCTTCCAGTGTGGCGCTGCGCTTTCATTTGCAGGAAGCTAAAGACGTCGGCGTGTtttgccaaacacacacacacacacacacacacacacacacacaagactaATCAGCTTACGTCAGCTGGACGCTGTTAAAAGCTTTACGCCGAAGGTCGGAggaatgtgggggggggcagagcaggACTGCGGTGTCAACACCTCCAGCCTCGGCCCTTGCTCACCTTACGTGTTGTTCTTCAGGAATGCTGCCGGCAAAGTGAAAAGTGGCTGTGTGAACGTGCGTGGGTGTGAGAGGTCGGAGTGCGAGCGCCGCCtcaaggagctgctgctgctttcatcaGATGGTTCTGAAAGATCTTCAGATGAAGCAGGCACTGATGTGCCTCCAGAATCTCCACGCTAGTGCTCAGATGTGCCGGACATTGTTCCCGTGCTCCGTTCTTGTTCCCCATGTGGAAAAACTCTAATCTGCTCACATTATCAGCCCACCTCTGATCTCATCACAGTTTTACTGCAGtttaatatttctttttatCCCCTTTGGCTTAAAGGGCTTTGCCCCAAATATGTTCTGCAGTGGTCAGCACACGGCTCACAGGCAGACAtcagcgcgcgcacacacacatgcacacacacatactggaCGGCAAAACCCAGTGAAAACAAAGCCGGGCTCTGCCAGTGTAAACACGGGCCATTGTTATGGGcactctttcctgtctcgtATCTTCGCTCCCTGCGGCGGTCCAGGGCTCGGGAGGGTAATGCACTGGCACGGGTCCCAATTGGTGCGGTTATATAAAGAACCGAGGACCCGTTTGGCCTGTTTATGTTACCGTACCATTATAACATAAGCTGCACAGCATTATTTACGTGCTCGCTTTCTCCGTCTTTGGATTTTTACTAGCTTGGTTTTACTGCGTGGCGCGTGGTTTGCTGCCCCAAACTGCAAGCGGTCGGAGCGTTTTGGCGTTTGATTTAGACTAGAACTCAATTGCCTGTACTGTATCGACCTGCAGATAAACTACAGGGTGCACTTTTGCGTGTGCGTGTCCATGCGGGAGGTATGTGAGCTGGGATCTGGGTGCCTGGGTGTAGTAAAGGTCCCTCAATCaggtaaaaatgtgtgtgtgtgagagagagagagtgtgtgtgtgtcacagtttCAGTCAGATGTGACCCGGGGCCACATGTGCACACAATTAGGACCAATCAGAAGGCTGTAATAAGGGCGTggcttttggggggggggggtggcagcatggcagtgaggggtgggggggtttagACCCATGATTAGTCAGGCTTACCGGGAAGGACAAAGAGGTCTTGCTAGGCCCAATTCTGTTCCCTTTTCACCCCCACATGTGCGGAAATCAGTTTATTTAGCTTGTGCCAGCCGGAGCTGGAGAAGGTTTTCCTTACAGACAGCGTGGTTTGCCCCACCGTGCAGCGCAATTACGGGTATTTAACCGGAATTCAAGAGCGCATGTTCCTCCAGCTCACCTGAAACCACATGAAGGGAAGCCatcaaaacagatttaaatataaAGATGAGACAGTGGTAGAGACGCTGGTGCCCCTGCAACCCCGAAGGGCTACTTAACAGAATGGCTGGTTGGAGTTCTGGTAGCTTCTGTTTGGAAACAGGAAGATGACATTGTTCCGGTGTTAAAGCTAGGTGGGGTCCTGCTCGGCTCTTTCATTTGCTCTGTTATGATTGCCAGAAATGCGTCCCACCGTCTGCATCTGGAAACAGGATCGTTGTCCCCTTTTAAACCAACACACCTGGTTAGCAGGGAAGCTGCCTGACTGACAGAGACGTGTATGTGGAGGGCGGTAGATCTGACGGGGGCGCACAAATACGCTGACCGGAGCGCAGCCTGGCCTCCGAAACCGCATGTGAGCAGGCAGGAATGTGTGGCATGAAGCGCCTGTGTCTGGAGGAACGACTGCAGACTCCCTGACTCACAGGACACCGTGAGTTTGGGGGGGTTGTGCATTTGGGGGCGCTCGGCATAACTTTCGGGAATGAGAGTGCAAGTTCGCGAAGGTGCTCGTGAATCACTGCTGTCACTGTGTGGTACAGGAGATGCAGCCTTAACGCTGTCTGGTCACACTACAACCGAGTTAACTAGAGAAGCAGGCATCAGAAATAATCAATCAACTCACTTtcttcacccccctccccttttttttcttgcaatGCTCTTTTGCCGTGAAGTCCCGAAGAAGCTGTTCCAGGAGCAGGGATCCAGACCACCCGCGTACTCCCCCTCACCCAGCGTCCATGACCCCAACATAGTGGGAGACAGCCCTCCAGAGGGAAGTTCAGTCCGTAACCCCCCCAACGCTGTTTCAGGTAaggacacacacccagacacacacatacacactttgaTCCAGCATTCTCCAGCCTCTAACCTGAACCCGATTCTACCCAAACCTTAAAACCGCATCCTAACCCTTGAACAGCCCCTTAAGGTCAAAATGTCCCCATTTTGCACGTATAAACCACGTATAAACCACATACAAGGGCTCttctgcatcagtgggaaagAGTAGTTCAGCTCTCCAGTCAGGGCAAATATGTTTGGGCGCATATTTAAAGTCACACCAGTTAAACCATTTCCATATGTGACCAGGCTGAACCATCCGTCTCAACCGCTACGCTCATCTCGCTTAACGATGCGAAGTCCAAGAGAGATTACAGTGGAAGCACGTAAAGTGGTCCTCCTAGAGCAGGAACCATCAAGGAAAATGGTGGGAAAACACAAGCAAGAAGTTGAAAGAAAGCTTTCTTGAGGAGGCAGTGGGGGCCGACACCGGGAGAGTCTGCTCAGCTACGGCTGCTGCGCTAATGAGGACGGTATGGAAGGGAATGAAGGGTtaagagagggagcagaagggaGATGTGGGCTGTTGTGCTGACAGATCCTGACGCATGAATAGCTTCATTTCCCAAAGTGTTCCGATTGCAGAAAACCATCGCTGATGCGCTGACACAAAGGCGGGGCCTGATGTTCCCCCCAAACCAAGGGACAGGGTGAGACCATTCTGGAGAAGCTAGCCCTTTGGTTAGGTTTGTTTCTGTCCTGTCACAGTGCTGCAGGAAAAGGCTCACACATCACATCTCCTTCCTGGGAGTGATTTTAGGATAAACTGCCTTCATCAGATAAAAAAAGGACGTCTGACACGCACCCAAGCGTCTGCGGAGGTCATGCGCTCGCTATCACAGATGAGAGCTGGTCACTGAACTGGatgtttctgtttattttagtgGTGATTTCAATGATGAATCACTGCAGGCAGATGTGCAAAATCAGTACTTGTCGTCACAATTGTCTCCTGTTTTCCACCACAGGAACTTTTGTCATTTGCCTTGGATTTTAAAACCACCTTTACCCCTAAAACAAAATACCCAGGACTTGGAGTTGGCGACTAGAAATGATAAAAGTATACACCCGAACTGAGGGGCCACAACACTCGTGTGGGCCCCAGCCCTGTTCCCCTCCCCCATCTATCGTCTGCTCGACGTATACTTTAGTATACTTACCCTAACCCAGGAAATATTGGTGGAAAAGCAGCTATTGCAGTTCTAATCCTGATGGCTATTTTATGACTCTAAACAGTTTCCCCTGTTTTGCTAATGAAGAGAATCAGAACAAGTAGAAGCAGATGTTGTGTCATCTTCTGAATAACAACATGTGGGAGTCACTTTCCTGCAACTTGTTACCCACTGAGAGGCTACCAATGACTCAGTGAAGATAAGAATGTAGTCACGATACCTCGGAAGCGGTGGGTTGTCGTCTGACTGGAAACGGCAGCGGTTAGCATCGTATGAATGTACTCCTGTCCACGTGCATGGACACCCCTCTTAGAACTGACTCcccaagctgctgctgaacttaGCggctttatttcatttcactcctgcagacaggaagaagatCAGGGAGACGAACCCCAACGAGGACAAGTTTTCCAAAGCCGGAACGGGAGCGGGTGGCGAGAGTCCGCTACCGCCACCGGGCATGAATCCCGTGATCAACTCCACCTCCAGCCCCAACATGGCCCTCATCAGCAACGCACTGGCTGTGTACACATACATATCAGGTAGGGCAACAAGTCCTTGAACGACCAGTTCTGATCTCCGTCAAAGAATGAGACAGCTCAGGATTACTTAGGTAGCATTAAGGTAACATTAAGCATGTTTGTACGTTGTTCCAAATAAAATGAGGTGGTGTTTAATACATGACCCTTCTGACACCATGGTGGCTCTGGTGACTGCACGATGCGACCGCGTTTAGGATCATTCCATTCCGACAAATTTGGTCATTTCTTACCTCCTCCTCAAAACCACCCGCTGCTGTATAATCGACATTCCTGCTTCTCCGCGCTAGCGCCAGTTACTGTCAATGCTACGCAGACGCCAGACAGTTGAGGTGTTTAGAGGTAACCAGACAGGCCCCAACATTGGtcacatggctccagttcaatGTTTGACGTGTTTTCTGTGAAATACCAATTAAACACACTTAGCCTCGTGTTGCCTCTGCCCCATCCCATCCAGACCACCCAGAGAGGGCAGCGCTCTTCTTCGTCTGCGGTGTGTGCTTGGGTCTCTTCCTCACACTCCTCGCCCTGGTGGTCCAGATCTCCTGTCGCACCGACTGCCAGCCCCGCCAACGGCCACCCGTTAAGAAGCGAGCACACCCGCCCAACTCCTCCTCCGACTCCAGCGACTCGGACTCGGACTGGGACAACGCCTCGGATCTCTCCGCTCGGCGGCACCGGAGGTTCGAACGCACGCTCAACATGAACGTATTCACGTCCGCCGAAGAGCTGGAGAGGGCGCAGAGGCTGGAGGAGCGAGAACGAATCATCCGGGAAATCTGGATGAACGGGCAGCCCGACATCCCCGGGACACGGAGCCTCAACCGATATTACTGAGGAGCGCCGAGGAGCCGCGTTTCGACTCCTACCATATCTGATGCACTTGAGTAGgaaagaggcagagaggtgGCCGCTCGGCGTGCAGCGTTGATGCACTGACGAGGACGGAGAAAGGGATTCGCGTCTCCCTCTCGGGTTGCGCAATCCTCCAGGTAATATAAGCTGCACCCCGGTAAAATAATAAGCTTCCACTCGGCATGTTAGCTCACCACTTTCAGCCGGAAGCATGGGGTGAAAGGCTATATCGGCTCGCCCCTGACCCCAGCGGGCCTTTTTGAAGTGAGGATTTATGGGTGAGCTGCCTTAGACACACAGAGACCCTGGAGACTGTACAGTGCCTGAAGGACTCAGGCCCCAGGGGGCCACACAGCCTCCATTCAAGCGTGGACTCCGAGTGACggcataaaaacaaagcaaatcaaGACAATCTATCCACAGAGAAAATCCACGCTGCCTTTTAAACTTCAGATaaaccaaaatattttttttggggggggggggggggattcatcTCAAAACCCTAATGAAATCTATTTTATAATATTTAATAGTTTATTGacattgtgtttctgtttttgttctccaGTATGATTTATTATGAGATATTTTTATACATGGCGAAGGTTGTTTTTTCGTTTTCAGCACCTCAGGGATGCAATCCTAGTGTTTCTGTGTTGGGTCAATGTGCCGCTGCCTCAGGAGGGGATCGGCATTCAAACCGCGACGTCAGCAAGAACGAGGAACTGTCGAATGGAGCCTCAAAGAGGTTCGGTGATTGTCCCTACCCTGAATATGGAATGTTTAATTCACATTGCAGTGCCTTTTCTAGCTATTAAGTCACTGTTATCAGTAGTGCAGCTGGTTTATGAGGTCAGAGGATTCAGAAATTCAAAGTTCCAAACTGCGCTTGCCGTGCATGTATTCCCTTTCCTGACTGTCAcgttgctgcagcaacatgtgtgAAATCTGTCACAGGTTGATTTTGCCTTGAAACGCGAGGACTGTCTGAAATTGTAGCGTGACATGAGAAAACAGTCGTTTAATCAGACGCTTGTGGGAATTGCAGCTCACgtcctgcaggagaagaagccAGCACTGTTGCCAGTTTAATAAAATAAGCTATTCTTAGTCCAGTTTTGTTCACACTGCCCTGGATGGGAGGATTCATTGTCATTTGAAGAGGAAAAATGCCTGGTTTCCTGACTGAGACATATTTGGTTGATACATACGGACACTGCCACTTTTTTAGCCTTCTAAGATGACAATAATACAGTTGGATATGTGCTAAAATATGAACAGGATTACGATGTGCCAATAGCTGGTGAAGTGAGACCAAAATATGATTACTGTGCTTGGAATAAACTGTTGAAAAATAAATTGACCACTTTTATTctgatatttttgtgtgtgtgtgtgtgtgtgtgtgtgtgtgtgtgctttgtgcTGTCACAGTCCAGATATTCACAACGTATATTTAAACATTTCAACAGAAAAAAGTTTGGGGATCCGGGTGAAAGTGTCGGAAATCATTAGGAATcgatcgccccctggtggtataAATATGACTTTGCGTCGTCTGTCGTTTAAGTATGAATAAAAGTTGCCggtttgcttttttcttcttcgttaATATCAGTAAAATTAAGTTTATTGGCAAATCATTTCAATTAGTACTGTATTGATCCGTCTCTTTATGACCAGCAAGTCTTTTGGTTGCTATCAAACCGGAAATTCTATCGTAGGGCCGTTTCCATGGATACCGTCAACTCAACGCGGTGCAGCTGCCTGGGGCGAGAGTAATCTACTCAAATACCTAAAATTACAAAAATAACACGGTTGCGTTAAAGGAGCGAGGATGTCTGGAAGCAGGAATAGCAGCGGATTACCGTTTTTCCCAGGATACACCTTTCGGGATGTGACGGTAGGTCAAACTAAAATTTAGTAAGTGAAAGTATGCAGGTAAAATATCCCCCTTGGCTGCATTTAACCGCGAATAATCACATTTCAGGAGATATTTTTCTGCGCCACATGCACGGAAACACGCGTTAACGCTCCACTATACGTTTGATGACACCACATGTTCCGACTCCACGTTCTCTGCAGAAGTCAGCCTTCCATCGTCCCCAGACCCTGGAGTTGAGGGACGGCTATCCTCTGCCCCGCCGCCCCTCTGCAGGCATCGGACGGGACCCTCTTTTAtcagatcagctgatccagCAGGAGGACACCGACTTGCTATTTGACGCACAAACTCTCACAAATATCTCCTGTGATGGAGATTCGTACCCACCCTTCATCCCTGCATATGTGACCCTTGATAAGAAGGTACGCTGCAGCCTTGATGGATGGGAACAGTTTTTTCAAGTTTAAGCTCTAAATTCTCCATCTTCTTACCTTTCAGGTGCTGCACTTCTATGCATATTTCAGGGAAGATGTCCCGTCCTGCCCTGATGAGGAATATCGCATACGTCCCGTGATTATTTACTATTACTTAGAGGATGACACTATGTGCATTTATGAGCCTGTGGTGGAGAATTCTGGGATACCACAGGGGAAGCGGCTCAAACGCCAGCGTATGCCAAAGAATCAGCACGGAGAGTATTACCGATGGAAAGACCTCAACCTTGCCATTGACCTGGAAATGTATGGGGTCAAGTACCACATCATACAGTGCGATGGATTCACCAAGGTACGCAGGAGAGCTTTCTGACACAAACCTGGATCTTTGattctctgtctgcctctcctTCACCATTTCTAGCAATTCCTGGAGCGTGAGGGCATTATCCTGAATGCCCCTGAGCTGATGCCACTGGATCCTCATCggaaacacctgcagaaactgaAGCCTTGTCCCACATCCTCCGTTGATGTTGATGAAAAGTACAGGTTTTTCAACCTGGATCAGAAGGCAAATGAAATTCCTTGTATTATGAAGTCTGTGGCTGGCTATGACAGTCTTTGGCCTTTTCTTGTAAAAGAAACTAGTGTAACTTAAATTGTTTTAGTGGGGATTTGGCAAAACAAGTTGATTTGCTTTTAATGGTACGGAATAAGTGTATTGTAATAACAATGCTGTAAGTTcaggtttttctccttttcctgagCAGGTGCTGCGTTTCTATGCTTTATGGGAAGATGCTGATTCTCTGGTGGGGAAGACCAGCCCAGTGACCATCCGGTACTTCCTAGTGGACAACACGGTGGAGGTCAGACTTGTTGATGAACCCAACAGCGGGCGCGAGGCCTATACTGGCTTGATGGGGAGAATCAGGCTGCCAAAGACAATCAAGACCGGTTCTGGTGAATAAGTGTGATTTCATGTTGCTGTTTTCTTATGCAATAAATAAAGACCCATTTTCTCGATTAGGATTTGTATAACACCCTCTTGTTGCTTTCCAGAGTCTTTCCCCAGCTGTGTTCTGGAGGTTTccccacaggaagtggaagagtACTATTGTCCCAAAGATTTCCAGGTGGGACAAAGGGTGAAGCTGCTCGGTCGCACCTTCCTGTTGTGTGACTGTGATGGCTTTACGAAGGACTATTACAAGATGACCTACCCTGACATGGAGCTACAGCCCATACAGATCCCAAAGAAGACCAAAGTGACTGAGAGGCCAAAGGTGAGAAGATTGGATGGAGCACTGAAATGCTACGGCACATGATTTCATTTTCCCCATCTTATTTTACAGGTTGTAGCTCCCTACAATGGCTTTGGTTCACTTGAGGACTCGCTCCAGAATTGTTTATCTTTGATCCCTGAACCTCCCAAGAGGAATGTGATGAAGATGCTCGACAACAGTCAAAAAGTGCTGCGCTACAGTGCCATACTGGTGAGTACATTCTGAATGACTCAATACAAGATGTTTCATTGGAATTTGGTCCCATTTCTCACAATATTTTATGTTTCTGTCACTTGTCATAAAAAAAACTTCTCCtaagtttctcctgctgctgtctgtagAAATTACACACAAGAAATTATCCAGTTGTTCTTTTTAAGGATCCCAAAAAACTAGAACTGAGACCATCAACAATCAGACACTCACATCTCTGCTTGTTTAGCATCTGCATGCTTCCCATTCCAGGACTCCCAGAAGCCTGCGGACATAGGCCGACGTTTTATTCTGTCCTACTTCCTGTCCAATGACGCCGTCAGCATATTTGAAAAGCCCACCAACAACTCTGGCATCATTGGAGGCCGATTCTTAGAAAAAACCCGGATCCCCAAGCCAGGCTCCACAGCAGACAACCCCAAGTACTACTCACCTGCTGACTTGGCTATTGGAGCCAAAGTGGATGGTAACGTCACAGACAGAAATGTTCTCTTCCCCAACTACAGCCGGCGTCTCAGTACTTCTGCCTCTCTCCTTTAGTTTTTGGACATCGTTTTCTGTTGACTGATGCCGACCAATACGTGCTGAGCTACCTGGAGGCCAACCCCAATGATATTCCAGAGGAGACGTTGGAGTCTCTGCGCCAGAAGCTGAGTCTAGGGACGGCAAAAGATCAAGGAGCAATCCAAGAGAAcggtaaaaaaaattaaaaattaaagctCTTTTACAAAACAGTTGCATTAACTTTAATGTCTAATAgtcctctgttctcctcagcTTGTTCCCCAGCCGGTGATGAAGCACAGCAGACTCTTTGACGTCGAGGTGAAGAATTGACTGAATTCTAAAATTTCAGTTTCTCTGGgtttaaaataacacaaaacacaacagattcATTGTCACTTATACAAATGCATTTAGCAGCCATTAATGTATCCAAACcttgaataaagaaaaaaatatcacGTTGTTTTTGAGAACCACACGTAAAGTCGGGTCGAGTGGCTCGATAATATCCATCATACATGTACATGAGTGATGAACCACCACGTAATAACGCAGAGAGCAGTAAATCACAGATGAGCTGAGCTTCTTTGTTCGAGGGGAGGTTCAATTGTCTGTTATGGTGATGGAACCAGCATGTGTTGTGTTGTCTTGTCTTGTGTTGTCTTGTGTTGTCTTGTGGTGCCTTGTGTTGTGTTATCTTGTGTTGTGTTgccttgtgttgtgttgtgagaGCGGACCAGGCCTGAGTTGTTGTGAGACTTACACAAGTTTCTCTCTTAAGCATTTCTTGGGCTTGTTTTGTGGACGTCTTCTTTCGGACCGCCTGTTTCTGCCTCAGCTGAAAGCGGATCAATTTCCAGACCAGCCAAGACTGAGTCAAATACACCAGCAGATTAGCACCTTTGTGTCTCTGATTTGTGATTAATCACCTTGTTATTAGCTCAAACTGACCTTATTAGAATCAATCTAATTATACCAATCAACACATTGGTGCAGTTGACTGGCTTTCTTGCCCACTAAGAAGCATCCTGCCCCCACTAGTGACAAGGAAGGTCCAATTATTGCCAGCTGAAGAACAGATGTATTCCTACATTGCTTCCCTCGCTGGATCCGGCAAGATGAAGAGGTGATGGTCAATGGCGGAATCAAGATGTGGCTCACCTCCTCCCAGATCCCAGTACACCTGTGGCATCAATGAAAGGTCTGAAGGCTTGAGAGAATCCTCTCTCTGGTCGGGTCCATTTCTAAACATCCTGGACCCCTCCTTTTATCCAGTCCCTCTGGGGAGTGTTTCATGACACAGGGATGTCCTAGGACCCGGGTGGTATTGTCCAGTCTCCAACAGATAGGGTTGGATGGTCTCTATTTGACATTCAGGGAAAGTTAAAGCCATGGGAGGGGGTTGATGGGTGATGGTGTGCATGACCTGCAGTTGCAGAAAAACGGGCTTGCACTGGACCTGGTTCTGCCTGGAGTGCGCCGACAGTTGAGTGATGAGAAGGTTCTTATCTGGAATCCAGCATCACGTTGTACTTGAGTAACAGAGGGAACAGACAAACCTCGAAGTAATGTCTCAAATGAGGGTTGTGTGATGTGGACATACGCACCAAGACTGCTACAGTTTACCTTAGTAACAGGCAAGGAGGGCATTTGGCCAACAACTGTGCATGCTGACCGCAATAAATGCATCACCCCTGAGTGTTGCGGCGGTGCCGCTCTTGGGTAGTGAGATGTGGCCCATGAACATTGGTTCCTTCATCCTCTTTGGGAGCACTAGAGGAGAAACTTTCCCTATAATCTGATCTTGAGATTCTCCTCTTGGAGATGGACAGCGCCATCCAGTGAGTTACTCCTCGATGAGAGGGCAATGCTCCCTCTAGGACACAGGTGTCAACCAACACCAACTGATTCCAGCCTCTGTCTGCTGCCAGCATCCAGAACTCAATTGCATAACTGAACATGCTTCTATTACCCTGATGTAACCAGGTAAGTGCATTTGCCGCCACTCCCCTCGAGGGTCTTGCCTGGAATATCTGCATAAAGATCCGGAAAACAGAGTAAGTCACAAAGTTTCTGGACTCTTGAGCCTTTCTAGATAAATATCAAAATTAAGTATGCAGTGTCATTTAGGAAAGAAGCAGACTGAGAATGAAAAAATGAGGTTTGCACTGTGTGAAGGCACGCCAACTGTTGCCACGCCCAGCTGAAAAGTGTTGAAGGCTGGTGGAAAGGTAAGAGCTGCTcgatgaagctgctgcagctgttaaaAGTGCAGTAGGCGTGGCCAGACAAATGAAACAACTCCCTCTGTTCACAGCTAGCCTATGTGATCAGTGCATGCGCTACATTCCACATGCATCTCGAGGAGTTGTTTACACTCCATCGTTAGGAACGACCGAACAATGGCAATTTCTGAAAGGACACAGACTCCTGCACCGCTGCTGTTGctttagctgtggctgctacctCACTGGCTAACCCCTTTATGGATGGTAAAGTGAGATGAAAAGTCAACTGGTGTGGCCCACAAAGTAAAACAATGTAGAAATTGAATAAAACAAGTAAAGATCAAAGGGTCGAAAGACTTGGACACTTGAACTTTCAAGGATCGAAGGTGAAAATAGCtttgatttaaagaaaaatgactgTTACATTGCATTACGTCTGACCTCTATACTACTGGTATCGCTTAACTTCAACTATAGTCAGCaactaaagaaagaaatacattaaaaaataaagaaaggtgAAGACTATTGCTAAAGAGCATTGTGAATATACACAGCTGTCACGTTAACTATATTAAAGACAATTCAACTCTTCTTATTGATGTGTATTGACCAAAACTCCATCCTCACCCTAACAAATCAGTACATCCCAGTTTCTCCTTAAGAGAAACCGTTTAACAACAGTCGTAGTTTCAAATCACAATTAACGTTAAAGAAGCAACGATGTCTGAAGGCAAGAAGACCACCAGATTACCTCTTTTACCAGGATACACCTTCCACGATCTGACGGTATGTCAAGAAACTTGGTGAGAATTTTTAAAAGCGTCCATTTCTGCGTGTATTTTGTAAAATATCACATTTGAAGTTGCATTTAACGGAGGGTGATGtgttgtcatttctttttaataagAAAATGACATCTTTTTTGGAGCGTAGCACTAACATTTCAGTATTGGACCTTCGTATGGTTTGGAAACCA of the Takifugu flavidus isolate HTHZ2018 chromosome 19, ASM371156v2, whole genome shotgun sequence genome contains:
- the efhc1 gene encoding EF-hand domain-containing protein 1, with amino-acid sequence MSGSRNSSGLPFFPGYTFRDVTKSAFHRPQTLELRDGYPLPRRPSAGIGRDPLLSDQLIQQEDTDLLFDAQTLTNISCDGDSYPPFIPAYVTLDKKVLHFYAYFREDVPSCPDEEYRIRPVIIYYYLEDDTMCIYEPVVENSGIPQGKRLKRQRMPKNQHGEYYRWKDLNLAIDLEMYGVKYHIIQCDGFTKQFLEREGIILNAPELMPLDPHRKHLQKLKPCPTSSVDVDEKYRFFNLDQKVLRFYALWEDADSLVGKTSPVTIRYFLVDNTVEVRLVDEPNSGREAYTGLMGRIRLPKTIKTGSESFPSCVLEVSPQEVEEYYCPKDFQVGQRVKLLGRTFLLCDCDGFTKDYYKMTYPDMELQPIQIPKKTKVTERPKVVAPYNGFGSLEDSLQNCLSLIPEPPKRNVMKMLDNSQKVLRYSAILDSQKPADIGRRFILSYFLSNDAVSIFEKPTNNSGIIGGRFLEKTRIPKPGSTADNPKYYSPADLAIGAKVDVFGHRFLLTDADQYVLSYLEANPNDIPEETLESLRQKLSLGTAKDQGAIQENACSPAGDEAQQTL